From a region of the Stenotrophomonas sp. BIO128-Bstrain genome:
- a CDS encoding TonB-dependent receptor has translation MSKLTLGLVAALAAAPAFAQSTSSGVGGQVTSAAGAPVVGAEVTITHTESGTVSRATTDASGRYNARGLRVGGPYTITINKPGEGTKTEEGVYLGVNQIGTVNAALTGDLAATNLDAVQVTAVAAGSEVFSATKMGSGTSISQETIEAMPSVGGNIQDMMRLDPRVAFVDRASGSISAGGQNPRYNAVRIDGVSASDTFGLEGNSFPTRRQPVSMEAIEAINVDLSSYDITITGATGAVVDAVTKSGTNEFHGSVYGYMRDGSWFGDNPGGGKFNGFEDEKTYGFTLGGPLVKDKLFFFANYEKFEQSAPGADIAGSAIGAGTITDAQIAQAQQIFQERYGVSAGSYDAASDTNLEEYALKLDWNITDNQRASFRYSKLEQDKLRINGYGQTTGASISSYWYQHDKKIESYVGQLFSDWSDNFSTEIKASYRDYSAIRNPSAPGTPAILIGFGGLNSNRESVANPTLYLGTEANTQYNELYTKTWNYFASGTLTLGDHDVKFGADYSKNEIYNLYAPNIDGYLVYNGIEGFRNNTPVVSTWRNPVDGGVESLAADYDYTTLGLFVQDTWYVNNNLTLTLGVRADKYDTNKDTAYNQRASEFFGYDNRSIGDNGFLVQPRVGFNYTFDSDRPTQLRGGVGLFRGEAPQVWLGNIYANNGVNFTQGTDYPYNNRNRPAQQVVNFVSDDFRTPSVYKANLAFDHELPWNGLVASAELLVTKVKDGLYFKRLELMQPSYTGGPDGRNFYWGNVANASTSKSTTPSWVSDAVLLDNTDKGRTAQFTVSLAKPFSPDSDWAWNLGYTYTDAKEVASNTSSVATSNWNNNYIFQANENALARSRYEIRNRISGSVNWKHAFFGDYETQVGMFYEGRTGRPYSFVYSNDMNGDGRTYNDLFYVPKGRGDVLFTGGAAMEEAFFAWMENNAQLNRYAGQVTPQNSARAGWVNTFDVRITQQLPGFMKGHKSEIWLDIQNVGNLLNKKWGRIDDFGFYADQGIANFRGIDPTTGKYLYEFRAERQGNTSATVTDSAFANADADGFNTGVSQWSLQLGFRYKF, from the coding sequence ATGTCCAAGCTCACGCTTGGTCTCGTGGCTGCACTTGCCGCCGCTCCCGCCTTCGCCCAGAGCACCTCTTCCGGTGTGGGCGGTCAGGTCACGTCGGCTGCAGGCGCGCCTGTCGTCGGTGCAGAAGTCACCATCACGCACACCGAGTCGGGCACCGTCAGCCGCGCCACGACCGATGCATCGGGTCGTTACAACGCGCGCGGCCTGCGCGTGGGTGGTCCGTACACCATCACCATCAACAAGCCGGGTGAAGGCACCAAGACGGAAGAGGGTGTGTACCTCGGCGTCAACCAGATCGGTACCGTCAATGCGGCACTGACCGGCGACCTCGCTGCAACGAACCTCGATGCCGTGCAGGTCACCGCCGTGGCCGCAGGCTCGGAAGTGTTCAGCGCCACCAAGATGGGCTCGGGCACGTCGATCAGCCAGGAAACGATCGAAGCCATGCCGTCCGTCGGCGGCAACATCCAGGACATGATGCGCCTGGACCCGCGCGTCGCTTTCGTTGACCGGGCTTCGGGCAGCATCAGCGCCGGCGGCCAGAACCCGCGCTACAACGCCGTCCGTATCGATGGCGTGTCCGCCAGCGACACCTTTGGCCTGGAAGGCAACAGCTTCCCGACCCGTCGCCAGCCGGTTTCGATGGAAGCCATCGAAGCCATCAACGTCGACCTGTCCAGCTACGACATCACCATCACCGGCGCCACCGGCGCTGTGGTTGATGCCGTGACCAAGTCGGGTACCAATGAGTTCCACGGCTCGGTCTACGGCTACATGCGTGACGGCAGCTGGTTCGGTGACAACCCGGGTGGCGGCAAGTTCAACGGTTTCGAAGACGAGAAGACCTACGGCTTCACGCTGGGTGGCCCGCTGGTGAAGGACAAGCTGTTCTTCTTCGCCAACTATGAGAAGTTCGAGCAGTCCGCCCCGGGCGCCGACATCGCCGGCAGCGCCATCGGCGCCGGTACCATCACCGATGCCCAGATCGCGCAGGCCCAGCAGATCTTCCAGGAGCGCTATGGCGTGTCGGCGGGCAGCTACGACGCCGCTTCGGACACCAACCTCGAAGAGTACGCGCTGAAGCTGGACTGGAACATCACCGACAATCAGCGTGCGAGCTTCCGCTACAGCAAGCTGGAGCAGGACAAGCTGCGCATCAACGGCTACGGCCAGACCACCGGTGCCTCGATCAGCTCGTACTGGTACCAGCACGACAAGAAGATCGAGTCCTACGTCGGCCAGCTGTTCAGCGACTGGAGCGACAACTTCTCGACCGAAATCAAGGCCAGCTACCGCGATTACTCGGCCATCCGCAATCCGTCGGCTCCGGGTACTCCGGCGATCCTGATCGGTTTCGGCGGTCTGAACTCGAACCGCGAGTCGGTCGCCAACCCGACCCTGTACCTGGGTACCGAAGCCAACACCCAGTACAACGAGCTGTACACCAAGACCTGGAACTACTTCGCCTCCGGCACGCTCACCCTGGGCGACCATGACGTGAAGTTCGGTGCGGATTACAGCAAGAACGAAATCTACAACCTGTACGCACCGAACATTGACGGTTACCTGGTCTACAACGGCATCGAAGGCTTCCGTAACAACACGCCGGTGGTCAGTACCTGGCGCAACCCGGTGGACGGTGGCGTGGAGAGCCTTGCGGCCGACTACGACTACACCACCCTGGGCCTGTTCGTGCAGGACACGTGGTACGTCAACAACAACCTGACCCTGACCCTGGGCGTGCGTGCGGACAAGTACGACACCAACAAGGACACGGCCTACAACCAGCGCGCCAGCGAGTTCTTCGGTTACGACAACCGTTCGATCGGCGACAACGGCTTCCTGGTGCAGCCGCGCGTGGGCTTCAACTACACCTTCGACAGCGATCGCCCGACGCAGCTGCGCGGTGGCGTTGGCCTCTTCCGTGGTGAAGCGCCGCAGGTGTGGCTGGGCAACATCTACGCCAACAACGGCGTGAACTTCACCCAGGGCACCGATTACCCGTACAACAACCGCAACCGTCCGGCACAGCAGGTCGTGAACTTCGTCTCCGACGATTTCCGCACCCCGTCCGTGTACAAGGCCAATCTGGCGTTCGATCACGAACTGCCGTGGAACGGTCTGGTCGCATCGGCCGAGCTGCTGGTGACCAAGGTCAAGGATGGTCTGTACTTCAAGCGCCTGGAACTGATGCAGCCGAGCTACACCGGCGGTCCGGACGGTCGCAACTTCTACTGGGGCAACGTTGCCAACGCCTCGACCTCCAAGTCGACCACCCCGAGCTGGGTGAGCGATGCCGTGCTGCTGGACAACACCGACAAGGGCCGCACCGCGCAGTTCACCGTGTCCCTGGCCAAGCCGTTCAGCCCGGACAGTGACTGGGCCTGGAACCTGGGCTACACCTATACCGATGCGAAGGAAGTTGCCAGCAACACCTCCTCGGTGGCGACCTCGAACTGGAACAACAACTACATCTTCCAGGCCAACGAGAACGCGCTTGCGCGCTCGCGTTACGAGATCCGCAACCGCATCTCGGGTTCGGTGAACTGGAAGCATGCGTTCTTCGGTGACTACGAGACCCAGGTCGGCATGTTCTATGAAGGCCGTACCGGTCGTCCGTACAGCTTCGTGTACTCCAACGACATGAACGGCGACGGCCGCACCTACAACGACCTGTTCTATGTGCCGAAGGGTCGTGGCGACGTGCTGTTCACCGGCGGTGCCGCGATGGAAGAAGCCTTCTTCGCATGGATGGAGAACAATGCGCAGCTGAACCGTTACGCCGGCCAGGTGACCCCGCAGAACTCGGCTCGCGCCGGTTGGGTCAACACCTTTGACGTGCGTATCACCCAGCAGTTGCCGGGCTTCATGAAGGGCCACAAGTCCGAAATCTGGCTCGATATCCAGAACGTGGGCAACCTGCTCAACAAGAAGTGGGGTCGCATCGACGACTTCGGCTTCTATGCTGACCAGGGCATCGCCAACTTCCGCGGCATCGACCCGACCACTGGCAAGTACCTGTACGAGTTCCGTGCAGAGCGCCAGGGCAACACGAGCGCCACCGTGACCGACAGCGCCTTCGCCAACGCGGACGCCGACGGTTTCAACACCGGTGTGTCGCAGTGGTCGCTGCAGCTGGGCTTCCGCTACAAGTTCTGA
- a CDS encoding PilX N-terminal domain-containing pilus assembly protein translates to MHASVRPVVRSPAPHRQRGAVLYVALVMLILLALIGIAGMQVAGMQEKMSANYRASNLSFQNTEATVRTAEHLVEKIANRQELPDGSLIVAGDIDAGCDAAFDPSEWGSEQSFDAVPAVTVRQIDTCVPFGTGVGLGGPRDTPIPIYQITGYAADDAEHPTSSTVIDTVFKL, encoded by the coding sequence ATGCACGCCTCCGTCCGCCCCGTCGTTCGTTCTCCGGCCCCACATCGCCAGCGTGGCGCCGTGCTGTATGTGGCGCTGGTGATGTTGATCCTGCTGGCGCTGATCGGTATCGCGGGCATGCAGGTCGCCGGCATGCAGGAGAAGATGTCGGCCAATTATCGTGCGAGCAATCTGTCCTTCCAGAACACCGAAGCGACCGTGCGCACTGCCGAGCATCTGGTGGAGAAAATCGCCAATCGTCAGGAGCTGCCCGATGGCAGCCTGATTGTCGCCGGCGACATCGATGCCGGCTGCGATGCTGCCTTCGACCCGTCAGAGTGGGGCAGCGAGCAGAGTTTCGATGCGGTTCCAGCGGTAACGGTCAGGCAGATCGATACCTGCGTGCCCTTCGGCACCGGCGTGGGCCTGGGCGGGCCGCGCGATACCCCCATTCCGATCTATCAGATCACCGGCTACGCCGCCGATGACGCTGAACATCCCACCTCTTCGACCGTGATCGACACGGTTTTCAAGCTCTGA
- a CDS encoding 5-(carboxyamino)imidazole ribonucleotide synthase, whose amino-acid sequence MSVRTVGILGGGQLARMMVLAGAPMGLRFELFDPAADACGVQVAPLQVAAFDDEAALAAFAARVDVVTFDFENVPARSAKFLAERVPVHPRPDALAVAQDRLSEKTLFQSLGIPLPAFADIRSRDELAAKVAEFGMPCIIKTRRLGYDGKGQFRIRSAADIDAAWDTLGSQVEKTGLILEGFVAFDREVSVVAVRAQDGEFRAWPITGNWHVNGVLSASLAPAQLSAAQHEAAIGYARTLAERLDYVGVFALELFCRGDELLANEMAPRVHNSGHWTIEGSETSQFENHLRAVLGLPLGDTRMLGHACMLNWIGQMPEANAVLAQASGHWHDYGKQSRDGRKVGHATLRDDDAAVLADALERVGGQLDRGEQVAPVIEILRG is encoded by the coding sequence ATGAGCGTCAGGACCGTTGGCATTCTGGGCGGCGGTCAGCTCGCCCGCATGATGGTCTTGGCCGGTGCGCCGATGGGGCTGCGCTTTGAGCTGTTCGATCCGGCCGCCGATGCCTGTGGTGTTCAGGTGGCACCGCTGCAGGTGGCCGCGTTCGACGATGAGGCCGCTCTGGCTGCGTTCGCCGCCCGCGTGGACGTGGTGACTTTCGATTTCGAGAACGTGCCGGCGCGCAGCGCCAAGTTCCTGGCCGAGCGCGTGCCCGTGCATCCCCGTCCGGATGCGCTGGCCGTGGCCCAGGATCGGCTCAGCGAGAAGACCCTGTTCCAGTCGCTGGGCATCCCGCTGCCAGCCTTCGCCGATATCCGCAGCCGTGACGAACTGGCCGCCAAGGTCGCCGAGTTCGGCATGCCCTGCATCATCAAGACCCGCCGCCTGGGCTATGACGGCAAGGGCCAGTTCCGGATCCGCAGCGCCGCCGATATCGACGCGGCCTGGGACACCCTCGGCAGCCAGGTCGAAAAGACCGGCCTGATCCTGGAGGGTTTCGTCGCCTTCGATCGCGAGGTCAGCGTGGTGGCGGTACGGGCGCAGGACGGCGAGTTCCGCGCCTGGCCGATCACCGGCAACTGGCACGTCAACGGCGTGCTCTCGGCCAGCCTGGCCCCGGCGCAGCTTTCAGCGGCGCAGCACGAGGCGGCCATCGGCTACGCGCGCACCCTGGCCGAGCGGCTGGACTATGTCGGCGTGTTCGCGCTGGAGCTGTTCTGCCGTGGCGATGAGCTGCTGGCCAACGAGATGGCCCCGCGCGTGCACAACTCCGGCCACTGGACCATCGAAGGCAGCGAGACCTCGCAGTTCGAAAACCACCTGCGCGCCGTGCTGGGCCTGCCGCTGGGCGATACGCGCATGCTGGGTCATGCCTGCATGCTCAACTGGATCGGGCAGATGCCGGAGGCCAACGCCGTGCTCGCCCAGGCCAGCGGCCATTGGCACGATTACGGCAAGCAGTCCCGGGACGGGCGCAAGGTTGGCCATGCCACGCTGCGTGATGACGATGCGGCGGTGCTGGCCGATGCATTGGAACGCGTCGGTGGGCAGCTTGATCGCGGCGAGCAGGTCGCGCCGGTGATCGAGATCCTTCGCGGTTAG
- a CDS encoding PilW family protein: MSPFPNTRRRQSGLSLIELMVAVVIGTVLMLGVIQVFIASRTASRLAEGVARTQENARFAIDFLERDIRMAGHYGCVNDQAHFIKDEGDPRHHFTAASGAGSPLDFSVAVQGYEAGGTAPGDTLTLGEAWSDAGNLPSEIAGLNPLGGSDVLVLRFLAGEGVPVTAITADSGGSELTVDTERAARLSQGTPAAPTMFGIADCAHVDIFPGSVAGGIVTATNADLSRYAPPNGQTLVYRAESIVYYIGAGASGEPALRRARANAAGAYPAELNEELVEGIENLQVLFGLDSTPDISVDASPIGNITVQATASGVSTGTDAAAAGQWRRVGLVQVGVLARSPQPADALQAQQKVARQGALGVEFAPSDTRDTRYRASYEVSVALRNRLYGN, translated from the coding sequence ATGAGCCCTTTCCCGAACACACGGCGCAGGCAGTCGGGTCTGTCGCTGATCGAGCTGATGGTCGCGGTGGTGATCGGCACCGTGCTGATGCTGGGCGTCATCCAGGTCTTCATCGCCTCGCGCACCGCCTCGAGGTTGGCTGAAGGCGTGGCACGCACCCAGGAAAACGCCCGGTTTGCGATCGATTTCCTCGAGCGCGACATCCGCATGGCCGGCCACTACGGCTGCGTCAACGATCAGGCGCATTTCATCAAGGACGAGGGCGACCCGCGCCATCACTTCACGGCCGCATCCGGGGCCGGCAGTCCGCTGGATTTTTCGGTGGCGGTGCAGGGCTATGAAGCGGGAGGTACCGCGCCGGGCGATACCCTGACCCTGGGCGAGGCCTGGAGTGACGCAGGCAACCTGCCGTCCGAGATCGCCGGGCTGAATCCATTGGGGGGCAGCGATGTGCTGGTACTGCGCTTCCTGGCCGGTGAAGGCGTTCCGGTCACGGCCATTACCGCGGACAGCGGCGGCAGCGAATTGACGGTGGACACCGAGCGCGCCGCCCGGTTGAGCCAGGGCACGCCCGCTGCGCCGACCATGTTCGGCATCGCCGATTGTGCCCATGTCGACATTTTCCCGGGAAGCGTCGCCGGCGGCATCGTCACGGCGACCAATGCGGACCTGTCCAGGTATGCGCCGCCCAATGGGCAGACGCTGGTCTACCGCGCCGAGTCCATCGTGTACTACATCGGGGCCGGCGCGTCCGGCGAGCCAGCGTTGCGCCGTGCCCGCGCCAATGCGGCCGGCGCGTATCCGGCCGAGCTCAATGAGGAGCTGGTGGAAGGCATCGAAAACCTGCAGGTTCTGTTCGGCCTGGATTCGACCCCGGACATCAGTGTCGATGCCTCGCCCATCGGCAACATCACCGTGCAGGCAACCGCCAGTGGCGTCTCCACGGGCACCGATGCGGCCGCGGCCGGGCAGTGGCGACGCGTGGGTCTGGTGCAGGTCGGCGTGCTGGCGCGCAGCCCGCAGCCGGCCGATGCGCTGCAGGCCCAGCAGAAGGTGGCTCGCCAGGGCGCACTGGGCGTGGAGTTCGCGCCGTCCGATACCCGTGATACCCGCTACCGGGCCAGCTATGAAGTATCGGTGGCCTTGCGCAATCGACTCTATGGGAACTGA
- a CDS encoding Fe-Mn family superoxide dismutase — protein MPLELPRLPYDRTALQPHLSAQTLDLHHGRHLRGYLDTVNARIEGTELAELPLEDIVRQSQGSLFDAAAQAWNHQFYFHCLHPRAGGEPQGRLGELVTRHFGDAKRLREAFDRAALSLFGSGWVWLVQHPNGALAIQVTRNAGTPLTGESTPLLACDVWEHAYYTDYQNERARYLEAFWKLVNWDFVTAQLRD, from the coding sequence ATGCCCCTCGAACTGCCTCGCCTCCCCTACGACCGCACCGCCCTGCAACCCCACCTGTCGGCGCAGACGCTGGACCTGCATCACGGGCGGCACCTGCGCGGCTATCTGGACACGGTCAACGCACGTATCGAAGGCACGGAACTGGCCGAGCTCCCGCTGGAGGACATCGTCCGCCAGAGCCAGGGCAGCCTGTTCGATGCCGCGGCCCAGGCCTGGAACCACCAGTTCTATTTCCACTGCCTGCACCCGCGCGCCGGTGGCGAGCCGCAGGGTCGGCTGGGCGAACTGGTGACCCGTCATTTCGGCGATGCCAAACGGCTGCGCGAGGCGTTCGACCGGGCGGCATTGAGCCTGTTCGGCTCGGGCTGGGTGTGGCTGGTACAGCATCCCAACGGCGCGCTGGCGATCCAGGTGACGCGCAATGCGGGCACGCCGCTGACCGGCGAGAGCACCCCGCTGCTGGCCTGCGATGTGTGGGAGCACGCGTATTACACCGACTACCAGAATGAGCGCGCGCGCTATCTGGAGGCGTTCTGGAAACTGGTGAACTGGGACTTCGTTACCGCGCAGCTGCGCGACTGA
- the purE gene encoding 5-(carboxyamino)imidazole ribonucleotide mutase: protein MTLNQTAPLVGIVMGSRSDWETMQHAAQKLDSLGVPYEVKVVSAHRTPDVLFTYAEQAGQRGLRAIIAGAGGAAHLPGMIAAKTAVPVLGVPVQSKALNGMDSLLSIVQMPAGIPVATFAIGNAGASNAALFAAAMLASDQPAIGEALEAFRARQTEDVMAHDDPRQ from the coding sequence ATGACCCTCAACCAAACCGCGCCGCTCGTCGGCATCGTCATGGGTTCCCGCTCGGATTGGGAAACCATGCAGCACGCCGCCCAGAAGCTGGATTCGCTGGGTGTTCCCTATGAAGTGAAAGTGGTCTCGGCGCACCGCACGCCGGACGTGCTGTTCACCTACGCCGAGCAGGCGGGCCAGCGTGGCCTGCGCGCGATCATCGCCGGTGCCGGCGGGGCCGCGCACCTGCCGGGCATGATCGCCGCCAAGACCGCCGTGCCGGTGCTGGGCGTGCCGGTGCAGTCCAAGGCCCTGAACGGCATGGATTCGCTGCTCTCGATCGTACAGATGCCGGCCGGCATCCCGGTCGCCACCTTCGCCATCGGCAACGCCGGGGCCTCCAACGCGGCGCTGTTCGCCGCGGCGATGCTGGCCTCGGACCAGCCGGCGATCGGCGAGGCGCTGGAGGCCTTCCGCGCCCGCCAGACCGAAGACGTCATGGCCCACGACGACCCGCGTCAATGA
- the grxD gene encoding Grx4 family monothiol glutaredoxin, whose amino-acid sequence MAVMQQIQSEVERYPLVLFMKGTPQYPMCGFSSRAIQALMAAGAIALRTVNVLEEPEIRANLPRFSNLPTFPQLFIHGELIGGCDIVLELFESGELKRIVEEASQP is encoded by the coding sequence GTGGCGGTGATGCAGCAGATCCAGTCCGAAGTCGAACGTTACCCCCTCGTGTTGTTCATGAAGGGCACTCCGCAATATCCCATGTGCGGCTTTTCCAGCCGTGCCATCCAGGCATTGATGGCCGCCGGCGCGATCGCGCTGCGCACGGTCAACGTGCTGGAAGAACCCGAGATCCGCGCCAACCTGCCGCGCTTCTCCAACCTGCCGACCTTCCCGCAGCTGTTCATCCACGGCGAGCTGATCGGTGGCTGCGACATCGTGCTGGAGCTGTTCGAATCCGGCGAGCTCAAGCGGATCGTCGAAGAGGCCTCCCAGCCGTGA
- the ppnN gene encoding nucleotide 5'-monophosphate nucleosidase PpnN — protein sequence MTINEKPARTLPVQDARIYPRGGLDVLSRAEVARLRDASGGGMHELLRRCALAVLTSGSASDDPRAARDLYPDFDIQVAQQDRGVRIDLVNAPAMAFVDGEIIRGVAELLFAVVRDLAYMAIEMGPAYAAELESSEGITNAVFGLLRNARILNPGDPNLVVCWGGHSIGRDEYLYTKQVGYELGLRGLDICTGCGPGAMKGPMKGATIAHAKQRKTTTRYIGLTEPGIIAAESPNPIVNHLVIMPDIEKRLEAFVRIGHGIIVFAGGVGTAEEILYLLGILLREENKDLPFPLILTGPTVAAPYFEQIDRFIRLTLGEEAASRYEIIIGDPVNVARKMAQGIKRVREHRLAQKDSFFFNWSIEIPWEYQQPFVPTHEAMASLDLHHGRPPHALAADLRRAFSGIVAGNVKEDGMRRIEQFGPFEIHGDADMMQALDELLRAFVEQRRMKISGEYQPCYKVMA from the coding sequence ATGACGATCAACGAAAAGCCGGCGCGTACGCTGCCGGTGCAGGACGCGCGGATCTACCCGCGCGGTGGGCTGGATGTGTTGTCGCGTGCTGAAGTGGCACGCCTGCGCGACGCCTCCGGCGGCGGCATGCACGAGCTGCTGCGCCGCTGCGCGCTGGCCGTGCTGACCAGCGGCAGCGCCTCGGACGATCCGCGCGCGGCGCGCGATCTGTATCCCGATTTCGATATCCAGGTGGCCCAGCAGGACCGCGGCGTGCGCATCGACCTGGTCAACGCGCCGGCGATGGCCTTCGTGGATGGCGAGATCATCCGCGGTGTGGCCGAGCTGTTGTTCGCGGTGGTCCGCGATCTGGCCTACATGGCCATCGAGATGGGCCCGGCCTACGCGGCCGAGCTGGAGTCGTCCGAGGGCATCACCAACGCGGTGTTCGGGCTGCTGCGCAACGCGCGCATCCTCAACCCCGGCGACCCGAACCTGGTCGTCTGCTGGGGCGGCCACTCGATCGGTCGTGACGAGTATCTGTACACCAAGCAGGTCGGCTACGAGCTGGGCCTGCGTGGCCTGGACATCTGCACCGGCTGCGGCCCGGGTGCGATGAAGGGCCCGATGAAGGGCGCCACCATCGCCCATGCCAAGCAGCGCAAGACCACCACGCGCTACATCGGCCTGACCGAGCCGGGCATCATCGCCGCCGAGTCACCGAACCCGATCGTGAACCATCTGGTGATCATGCCGGACATCGAGAAGCGTCTGGAAGCGTTCGTGCGCATCGGCCACGGCATCATCGTGTTCGCCGGTGGCGTCGGCACCGCCGAGGAGATCCTGTACCTGCTGGGCATCCTGCTGCGCGAAGAGAACAAGGACCTTCCGTTCCCGCTGATCCTGACCGGCCCGACCGTGGCCGCGCCGTACTTCGAGCAGATCGACCGCTTCATCCGCCTCACGCTGGGTGAAGAGGCCGCCAGCCGCTACGAGATCATCATCGGCGACCCGGTCAACGTCGCCCGCAAGATGGCCCAGGGCATCAAGCGCGTGCGCGAGCACCGCCTGGCGCAGAAGGATTCGTTCTTCTTCAACTGGTCCATCGAGATTCCGTGGGAGTACCAGCAGCCGTTCGTGCCGACCCACGAGGCGATGGCGTCGCTGGACCTGCACCACGGCCGTCCGCCACATGCCCTGGCGGCCGACCTGCGCCGCGCGTTCTCCGGCATCGTGGCCGGCAACGTGAAGGAAGACGGCATGCGCCGCATCGAGCAGTTCGGCCCGTTCGAAATCCACGGCGATGCGGACATGATGCAGGCCCTGGACGAACTGCTGCGCGCCTTCGTCGAGCAGCGCCGGATGAAGATCTCCGGCGAGTACCAGCCCTGCTACAAGGTCATGGCCTGA
- the pilV gene encoding type IV pilus modification protein PilV, translating to MKRKHPRRLRAAPGGFTLIEVLVAIVVLAFGLLGFALLQTMSVRFTQSANYRTQATNLAYDLIDQMRANRFQAAWYSTASFSPGTVAVAGACGRPTGNAVTIQQNVARWQCQVAKALGETASANVAYEDGSVTVQIAWGDQRWDKDKPDEKTTFTVTSQL from the coding sequence ATGAAGCGCAAGCATCCTCGCCGCCTGCGCGCAGCGCCGGGTGGCTTCACGTTGATCGAGGTGCTGGTCGCCATTGTCGTGCTTGCTTTCGGCCTGCTCGGCTTCGCGCTGCTGCAGACCATGAGTGTGCGCTTCACCCAGAGCGCCAACTACCGCACCCAGGCGACCAACCTGGCGTACGACCTGATCGATCAGATGCGCGCCAATCGCTTTCAGGCGGCCTGGTACAGCACGGCGTCGTTCTCGCCCGGGACGGTGGCCGTTGCCGGGGCCTGCGGCCGGCCGACCGGCAATGCGGTCACCATCCAGCAGAACGTTGCGCGATGGCAGTGCCAGGTGGCCAAGGCATTGGGCGAGACCGCCAGTGCCAACGTGGCCTACGAAGATGGCAGCGTCACCGTCCAGATCGCCTGGGGTGACCAGCGCTGGGACAAGGACAAACCCGATGAAAAGACCACCTTCACCGTGACATCGCAGCTATGA
- a CDS encoding GspH/FimT family pseudopilin, whose translation MSLRRSNGFTLIELMVTMAVLAVLVAVGFPNFLSVIRSNRVVAANNEALGLLSLARSEAIRNNKGGGVCGSATGTSCDGDWNSGILAFADPDGSGTLETGETVLRYSQGHPRLVVDGPDNVAISFDGRGRRQAPADQTLTLRPDECSGQPMQRTVTINSSGQARSAQGACQ comes from the coding sequence ATGTCTTTGCGCCGGTCCAACGGCTTCACATTGATCGAGCTCATGGTGACCATGGCGGTGCTTGCCGTGCTGGTCGCGGTGGGGTTCCCGAATTTCCTGAGCGTGATCCGCTCCAACCGGGTGGTCGCGGCCAACAATGAAGCGCTGGGCCTGCTGTCGCTCGCGCGCAGCGAGGCGATCCGCAACAACAAGGGCGGCGGTGTCTGTGGCAGCGCCACCGGCACCAGCTGCGACGGGGACTGGAACAGCGGCATCCTCGCCTTCGCCGACCCCGACGGTAGCGGTACCCTGGAAACCGGCGAAACGGTCCTGCGCTACAGCCAGGGCCACCCCAGGCTGGTCGTGGACGGGCCGGACAACGTGGCCATCAGTTTCGACGGGCGAGGTCGCCGCCAGGCGCCTGCCGACCAGACGCTGACCCTGCGGCCGGACGAATGCAGCGGCCAACCGATGCAGCGCACCGTGACCATCAATTCCTCCGGCCAGGCACGCAGTGCCCAGGGAGCGTGCCAATGA
- a CDS encoding SDR family NAD(P)-dependent oxidoreductase, producing the protein MSAVPSVVVGTGSLADRVILIAGAGGGFGSAVAVACAQAGATVVLLGRKPRRLDRVYAAVEAAGPEPLLYPLDLEGATPDDYATLAERLQSELGHLDGVLYCAADFAGLTPFELADPAAFARAVHVNLTAPAWLAQACLPLLRQSDDAALVFTVDDPARVGQAYWGGYGAAQHGLRGLIASLHDELGRSPVRVSGLQPGPMRTALRARAFSLDEDRTARDPAECAAAAVLLLSAAGAAYRGQILDA; encoded by the coding sequence GTGAGCGCGGTCCCGTCCGTGGTGGTCGGGACCGGATCGCTCGCCGATCGCGTCATTCTCATCGCCGGGGCCGGGGGAGGCTTTGGCAGCGCCGTGGCCGTGGCCTGCGCGCAGGCCGGGGCAACCGTGGTCCTGCTGGGGCGCAAACCGCGCCGCCTGGATCGCGTCTATGCCGCCGTCGAGGCGGCCGGTCCCGAGCCGCTGCTGTATCCGCTGGATCTGGAAGGGGCTACCCCCGACGATTACGCGACCCTGGCCGAACGCCTGCAATCCGAACTTGGCCACCTGGATGGGGTGCTCTACTGTGCGGCCGATTTCGCCGGGCTGACCCCGTTCGAGCTGGCTGACCCGGCCGCCTTCGCCCGCGCCGTGCACGTGAACCTGACCGCGCCGGCCTGGCTGGCCCAGGCCTGCCTGCCGCTGCTGCGCCAGAGCGACGATGCCGCGCTGGTGTTCACCGTGGACGACCCGGCACGGGTGGGGCAGGCCTATTGGGGGGGCTATGGCGCCGCCCAGCACGGCCTGCGTGGGCTGATCGCATCGCTGCATGACGAACTCGGCCGCAGCCCGGTCCGGGTCAGTGGCCTGCAGCCGGGCCCGATGCGCACGGCCCTGCGCGCGCGTGCGTTCTCGCTGGATGAGGACCGCACCGCCCGTGACCCGGCCGAGTGTGCCGCCGCCGCGGTCCTGCTGTTGTCCGCTGCCGGCGCGGCGTATCGCGGCCAGATTCTCGACGCCTGA